A region from the Streptomyces sp. 3214.6 genome encodes:
- a CDS encoding helix-turn-helix domain-containing protein codes for MVLRARPGREEGEQAVVHRLASARKAPKDVVERCRMVELSWEGWRVPQIADELRCGQKTVRRWLHRFNRLGLEGLEDLGGQGRKRRITEAERSRIVGLVKQTPPGRLEVQPSNEMWAADESGPSEWTLDTLVAAARGLGIGVSRSQVRRILLAEGVRWRRTRSWTRSKDPDFEGKGRGSSSSTPARPPARRWSAPTNSAR; via the coding sequence ATGGTGTTGAGGGCACGGCCGGGCCGTGAAGAGGGTGAGCAAGCGGTGGTCCACCGCCTGGCGTCGGCCAGAAAGGCGCCGAAGGATGTGGTGGAGCGGTGCCGGATGGTGGAGCTGAGCTGGGAGGGGTGGCGGGTCCCGCAGATAGCTGACGAGTTGAGGTGCGGTCAGAAGACGGTGCGCCGCTGGCTGCACCGCTTCAACCGCTTGGGGCTGGAGGGCCTGGAGGATCTGGGCGGGCAGGGCCGCAAGCGAAGGATCACCGAAGCCGAACGCTCGAGGATCGTCGGCCTGGTCAAGCAGACCCCGCCCGGCCGACTCGAGGTGCAGCCGTCGAACGAGATGTGGGCCGCGGACGAGTCAGGGCCCTCGGAGTGGACCTTGGACACGCTGGTCGCTGCGGCCCGGGGCCTGGGCATCGGGGTCAGCCGCTCCCAGGTGCGCCGGATTCTGCTCGCGGAAGGGGTCCGTTGGCGGCGCACGCGATCCTGGACGCGCTCGAAGGATCCGGACTTCGAGGGAAAAGGACGCGGATCGTCGAGCTCTACACCAGCCCGCCCGCCGGCGCGACGGTGGTCTGCGCCGACGAACTCGGCCCGGTGA
- a CDS encoding helix-turn-helix domain-containing protein — MVLRARPGRDEGEQAVVHRLAAARKAPKVVVERCRMVELSWEGWLVPQIADELRCSQKTVRRWLHRFNRSGLEGLEDLGGQGRKRRITEAERSRIIGLVKQTPPGRLEVQPSNDIWAPDEAGPAEWTLDALAAAARELGIQVGRSQVRRILLAEGVRWRRTRSWTRSKDPGFEGKGRGSSSSTPARPTARRWSAPTSSAR, encoded by the coding sequence ATGGTGTTACGGGCACGGCCGGGCCGTGACGAGGGCGAGCAAGCGGTGGTCCACCGTCTGGCCGCGGCCAGAAAAGCGCCGAAGGTTGTGGTGGAGCGGTGCCGAATGGTGGAACTGAGCTGGGAAGGGTGGCTGGTCCCTCAGATCGCCGACGAGCTGAGGTGCAGTCAGAAGACGGTGCGCCGGTGGCTGCACCGCTTCAACCGCTCCGGGCTGGAGGGCCTGGAGGATCTGGGCGGGCAGGGCCGCAAACGAAGGATCACCGAGGCCGAACGCTCCCGGATCATCGGCCTGGTCAAACAGACCCCGCCCGGCCGGCTCGAGGTCCAGCCGTCGAACGACATATGGGCGCCCGACGAGGCCGGACCGGCGGAGTGGACCCTGGACGCACTGGCCGCCGCCGCCCGGGAGCTGGGCATCCAGGTGGGCCGTTCCCAGGTGCGCAGGATCCTGCTGGCCGAGGGGGTGCGCTGGCGCCGCACCCGCTCCTGGACCCGGTCGAAGGACCCCGGCTTCGAGGGAAAAGGACGCGGATCGTCGAGCTCTACACCAGCCCGCCCGACGGCGCGACGGTGGTCTGCGCCGACGAGCTCGGCCCGGTGA
- a CDS encoding transposase, with protein sequence MVCADELGPVIPRAFPPAPGWSPDGHRIKNEIDYSRGPEKTWVYGALRVRDGQAVTMTATSRNSAFYQQFLQLVEDANPAGDIYVITDNLSSHNSVSTRTWLEDHPRIKHVFIPVGACWLNLQEGWWRIFRKTALAGRSFGDPGHITHATNVATDQLNSRARPWIWGRPAPPTRRLRRRYVYFL encoded by the coding sequence GTGGTCTGCGCCGACGAACTCGGCCCGGTGATCCCCCGCGCTTTCCCGCCGGCACCGGGCTGGTCGCCGGACGGGCACCGCATCAAGAACGAGATCGACTACTCCCGCGGACCGGAGAAAACCTGGGTCTACGGCGCCTTACGCGTCCGCGACGGTCAAGCGGTCACGATGACCGCCACTTCCCGCAACAGCGCCTTCTACCAGCAGTTTCTCCAATTGGTCGAGGACGCCAACCCCGCCGGGGACATCTACGTGATCACGGACAACCTGTCCTCGCACAACAGCGTGTCCACCCGGACCTGGCTCGAGGACCACCCACGCATCAAGCACGTCTTCATCCCGGTCGGCGCCTGCTGGCTCAACCTCCAGGAAGGCTGGTGGCGCATCTTCCGCAAGACCGCCCTGGCTGGACGCTCCTTCGGCGACCCAGGCCACATCACCCACGCCACAAACGTCGCCACCGACCAGCTCAACTCCCGCGCCCGACCCTGGATCTGGGGCAGACCCGCACCACCCACCAGGCGCTTACGCCGCCGCTATGTGTACTTCCTTTGA
- a CDS encoding alpha/beta hydrolase fold domain-containing protein, which produces MNSDSTTAIERPGRLGDHTRNLRTDPRTDPRVVEALTPFGLDDNIEPAPFGPDAPREQLLEFVMAAEAGTEGLLATLVDGLEPIAGLDHRTETITGPAGNDIQLYVTRPADSSAPPLPGILYLHGGAMVMCKGSGPIYARSQDELAATGLVVIGVEFRNGGGELGAHPFPAGLDDCAAALDWVHEHRAALGISTLTVAGESGGGNLALATAIRAKREGRLAAVDGVYALAPYISGLYGASAEEREAALPSLVENDGYFMACDGSAIFAEVYDPGAEHATDPLCWPYHATVEDLSGLPPHAISVNELDPLRDEGLVYHRRLVEAGVEATSRTVAGTCHGGDLMLRAATPDMYDATVESVHHFAAGL; this is translated from the coding sequence ATGAATTCGGACAGCACAACGGCGATCGAACGGCCCGGACGCCTGGGCGACCACACCCGAAACCTGCGTACCGACCCACGCACCGATCCACGGGTCGTCGAGGCACTGACACCCTTCGGCCTGGACGACAACATCGAGCCTGCCCCGTTCGGTCCCGACGCCCCGCGGGAGCAGCTACTCGAGTTCGTCATGGCCGCCGAGGCCGGGACCGAGGGACTCCTCGCCACGCTCGTCGACGGCCTGGAGCCGATAGCGGGGCTCGACCACCGCACCGAGACGATCACCGGCCCGGCCGGCAACGACATCCAGCTGTACGTGACACGGCCCGCGGACTCCTCTGCCCCGCCGTTGCCCGGGATCCTGTACCTGCACGGTGGCGCCATGGTGATGTGCAAGGGCTCGGGGCCGATCTACGCACGGTCCCAGGATGAGCTGGCCGCCACCGGACTCGTCGTCATCGGCGTCGAGTTCCGCAACGGTGGTGGCGAACTCGGTGCGCACCCGTTCCCGGCCGGCCTCGACGACTGCGCAGCAGCGCTCGACTGGGTGCACGAGCACCGCGCGGCGCTGGGGATCTCCACACTCACCGTCGCGGGCGAGTCAGGTGGGGGCAACCTTGCGCTCGCCACCGCGATCCGTGCCAAGCGCGAGGGCAGGCTCGCGGCCGTCGACGGTGTCTACGCTCTGGCGCCGTACATCTCGGGCCTCTACGGCGCCAGCGCCGAGGAGCGTGAAGCGGCATTGCCGTCGCTCGTCGAGAACGACGGGTACTTCATGGCGTGTGACGGGTCCGCGATCTTCGCTGAGGTCTACGACCCCGGTGCTGAGCACGCCACCGATCCCCTCTGTTGGCCCTACCACGCGACGGTCGAGGACCTGTCCGGACTGCCGCCGCACGCCATCTCCGTCAACGAGCTCGACCCGCTGCGTGACGAGGGGCTGGTCTACCACCGCCGTCTCGTCGAGGCCGGGGTCGAGGCCACGTCACGGACAGTGGCAGGGACGTGCCACGGAGGCGATCTGATGCTCCGGGCCGCCACCCCGGACATGTACGACGCGACCGTCGAGAGCGTGCACCATTTCGCTGCCGGCCTCTGA
- a CDS encoding MFS transporter translates to MKTTSDTALTFTVAAALVAGVTLGSSGSNVMPVFVDDFADRFDLSSTSAGLVAASQLTAVAITTLLLADRAARPGRVRMARSGLALATAGFIGAALAFDILTLIAAGLVLGAGLGAVYAASTAALAGAGGDADKTSSIAVTGALFASALLILAFPAVNESAGGGTGFFLLAVCCLPGWFLVGRLPDGPGPAGSPSAPAPNANCSRSARPSAVLLAGAGLLMAVTQGVWSYASVLGRGHTGMSASALSAVLAISSVVALAGAVAGPLAVKRFGRLRSMTGFVVVEAFSTGLLIVTHSPTLFIATAVIWQTCWLAVLVQILAAASVIDSTGRWVAALSGAGALGAGIGPLAVGTIMDNMGDGVLSILLTAGTLIAALPLLKMTASSDAAATTASVTPHPQATPIARTTTEKPAAPAE, encoded by the coding sequence GTGAAAACGACCAGCGACACCGCGCTGACGTTCACCGTCGCTGCTGCCCTGGTCGCCGGAGTCACGCTCGGCAGCAGCGGCAGTAACGTGATGCCCGTCTTCGTGGACGACTTCGCCGACCGCTTCGACCTGTCCAGCACCAGCGCCGGACTCGTCGCCGCCAGCCAGCTGACGGCGGTCGCGATCACCACCCTCCTGCTCGCCGACCGCGCCGCCCGCCCCGGACGCGTCCGGATGGCCCGCAGCGGGCTGGCCCTGGCCACCGCGGGATTCATCGGCGCCGCCCTCGCCTTCGACATTCTGACGCTGATCGCGGCCGGCCTGGTGCTCGGCGCCGGGCTCGGAGCCGTCTACGCCGCCTCCACCGCCGCCCTGGCCGGCGCCGGCGGCGACGCCGACAAGACCTCCTCGATCGCCGTCACCGGCGCGCTGTTCGCGAGTGCCCTGCTGATCCTCGCCTTCCCGGCCGTCAACGAGTCCGCAGGCGGGGGAACCGGCTTCTTCCTGCTGGCCGTGTGCTGCCTGCCTGGCTGGTTCCTGGTGGGCCGCCTTCCCGACGGCCCGGGCCCGGCGGGCAGTCCTTCCGCGCCCGCCCCCAACGCGAACTGCTCCCGGTCGGCCCGTCCCTCCGCCGTGCTGCTGGCCGGTGCCGGCCTCCTGATGGCCGTCACGCAGGGAGTCTGGTCCTACGCCTCCGTCCTGGGGCGCGGCCACACCGGCATGTCCGCCTCTGCGCTCTCCGCCGTCCTGGCCATCTCCAGCGTCGTCGCACTCGCCGGAGCCGTAGCCGGACCGCTCGCCGTGAAGCGTTTCGGCCGCCTGCGCTCGATGACCGGGTTCGTCGTCGTCGAAGCGTTCAGCACGGGGCTCCTCATCGTCACCCACAGCCCCACCCTGTTCATCGCCACCGCTGTCATCTGGCAGACGTGCTGGCTGGCCGTCCTGGTACAGATACTCGCCGCCGCCTCGGTCATCGACTCCACCGGACGGTGGGTGGCCGCCCTCAGCGGCGCCGGAGCACTCGGCGCAGGCATCGGCCCCCTGGCCGTCGGCACAATCATGGACAACATGGGCGACGGCGTCCTGAGCATCCTCCTCACCGCCGGAACACTCATCGCCGCACTCCCCCTCCTCAAGATGACCGCATCCAGCGACGCGGCAGCAACCACTGCATCCGTCACACCCCACCCGCAGGCCACGCCCATCGCGAGGACGACCACCGAGAAACCAGCCGCACCAGCGGAATGA
- a CDS encoding SDR family NAD(P)-dependent oxidoreductase: MNGTELSTARRLLGKLPFVDPGRPPLPARTAFLTGASSGIGKALAAELCARGYDVYLTARRIEVLEELRSQLTAAFPQCSVTVAALDVTEHEAVARTVDDAARQLGGLGMVIANAGVDMGGNIGEGRFAAHRTVVEVNLLGAMATIDAAVAHFRNKGGGQVVGFSSVVAGAGLPGGAPYCASKAGITRYLQSLRGELWNSGITVTTVAPGYIDTPINEALGDKRPFLIDTRTGARKIMDRIESGAVHATVPRVPWTVVEYLLARLPTRLLRKVNA, encoded by the coding sequence ATGAACGGCACTGAACTGTCCACCGCGCGCCGCCTGCTCGGGAAGCTGCCCTTCGTCGACCCGGGCCGGCCCCCGCTGCCCGCGAGAACCGCGTTCCTGACCGGTGCCAGCTCGGGCATCGGCAAGGCGCTGGCAGCCGAGCTGTGCGCCCGCGGCTACGACGTGTACCTCACCGCGCGCAGAATCGAGGTCCTGGAAGAACTGCGGTCACAGCTCACCGCCGCGTTCCCGCAGTGTTCGGTGACCGTGGCCGCCCTCGACGTGACCGAGCACGAGGCCGTGGCGCGGACGGTCGACGACGCGGCCCGGCAACTGGGCGGCCTCGGAATGGTCATCGCCAACGCGGGGGTCGACATGGGGGGCAACATCGGGGAGGGCCGCTTCGCGGCGCACCGCACGGTGGTCGAGGTCAATCTGCTGGGTGCGATGGCGACCATCGACGCGGCCGTCGCACACTTCCGCAACAAGGGCGGCGGGCAGGTGGTGGGCTTTTCCTCCGTCGTGGCCGGGGCGGGCCTGCCGGGCGGGGCGCCGTACTGCGCCTCCAAGGCAGGGATCACGAGGTACCTTCAGTCGCTGCGAGGCGAGCTGTGGAACAGCGGCATCACCGTGACCACGGTCGCCCCCGGCTACATCGACACCCCGATCAACGAAGCCCTGGGCGACAAACGGCCGTTCCTCATCGACACCCGCACGGGCGCCCGCAAGATCATGGACCGCATCGAGTCCGGCGCCGTCCACGCGACAGTGCCCCGGGTGCCCTGGACCGTCGTCGAATACCTGCTGGCCCGGCTCCCGACCCGTCTGCTGCGGAAGGTCAATGCCTGA
- a CDS encoding DUF2637 domain-containing protein, with protein sequence MTPPAAHTTRPTPPAHPPPPGRPAASTNPGAGSRPADPARPPRDPPPAHQRQQAAPPPHGPLPPGTADRVLTGVIITGTATIAGIGFAGSYTAVRDLALKKGFGNFSYVFPIGIDAGICVLLALDLLLTWIRIPFPLLRQTAWLLTAATIAFNAATAWPDPLGTGMHAVIPILFVITVEAARHAIGRIADITADKHTESVRITRWLLSPLPTFLLWRRMKLWELRSYDQAIKLEQERLVYQARLRSRFGRAWRRKAPVEALTPLRLARHGIPLTQTAPAGLAAAGIQPALPPPPPEPAPRQEPTSAGPAGTGGVPAAETTPAPRHEQAAPAQASPGIQAAEPEPQWQHPALKAPARRQKPAQPGTAAPHPPVQAPPADFRSPHSSHRDDAAPAPRIADARQARHAAPGTEPTSAQAAFRPPQHHAMTTTAGAPLPHRQPQPPLKASQPHTPSAKAEPETRLHNTHSTDHTPIRDDSVHNAQLPHAAQPGRPDHAAPASPTHPHGRSTGADGQPAASSTPHAHACGPGPVPPRREQTDTAPGEQRADARRPSPHHLDRRRPADPDHPARRLQETPPHDTDAPPPAPPPIPQSDTSPGEQQPAEPARHPTPTPQPPPTGPSPTPQPTTVDRYYQAWADFHHRHRRHPDAAELSAHLAEHGILDRSRQPVKPKSLSRYLLQFHLYTAWARHRTTTPTPDLHLITQELTHHGITAQYNKPLQPHHLTPHLPAFEHRWHSLNPHPHHTRQTS encoded by the coding sequence ATGACCCCACCCGCCGCGCACACCACCCGCCCCACGCCTCCAGCGCACCCGCCGCCGCCCGGCCGCCCGGCAGCCTCCACGAACCCAGGCGCAGGCAGCCGCCCGGCCGACCCCGCCCGCCCGCCGCGCGATCCCCCGCCCGCGCACCAGCGGCAGCAGGCCGCCCCGCCCCCTCACGGACCCCTCCCGCCCGGCACAGCTGACCGCGTCCTCACCGGCGTGATCATCACCGGCACAGCGACCATCGCCGGCATCGGCTTCGCCGGCTCCTACACAGCCGTCCGCGACCTGGCCCTCAAGAAGGGCTTCGGGAACTTCTCCTACGTGTTCCCGATCGGCATCGACGCCGGCATCTGCGTCCTGCTGGCCCTGGACCTGCTGCTGACGTGGATCCGCATCCCCTTCCCGCTGCTGCGCCAGACGGCGTGGCTGCTGACGGCGGCGACGATCGCCTTCAACGCCGCCACCGCCTGGCCCGACCCGCTGGGCACGGGCATGCACGCGGTGATCCCGATCCTGTTCGTCATCACGGTCGAGGCGGCTCGGCACGCGATCGGCCGGATCGCGGACATCACGGCGGACAAGCACACGGAGAGCGTGCGCATCACACGCTGGCTGCTCTCCCCGCTGCCGACGTTCCTGCTGTGGCGACGGATGAAACTGTGGGAGCTGCGCTCCTACGACCAGGCGATCAAGCTGGAGCAGGAACGTCTCGTCTACCAGGCGCGGCTGCGTTCCCGGTTCGGCCGCGCCTGGCGCCGCAAAGCCCCGGTGGAAGCCCTGACACCACTGCGACTGGCCCGCCACGGCATCCCGCTGACGCAGACGGCCCCGGCGGGCCTGGCAGCCGCAGGCATACAACCGGCCCTGCCGCCGCCGCCGCCAGAACCAGCGCCTCGGCAAGAACCGACGTCGGCCGGCCCGGCCGGCACGGGCGGCGTCCCGGCAGCCGAGACGACGCCGGCGCCTCGGCACGAACAGGCAGCGCCTGCCCAGGCCAGCCCGGGCATTCAGGCCGCCGAGCCCGAACCGCAGTGGCAGCATCCCGCGCTGAAGGCCCCCGCCAGACGCCAGAAGCCCGCTCAGCCCGGCACAGCCGCGCCTCACCCCCCAGTACAGGCGCCGCCCGCAGACTTCCGCTCGCCGCACAGCTCACACAGGGACGACGCAGCACCCGCCCCGCGTATCGCCGACGCCCGCCAGGCCCGGCACGCCGCCCCCGGAACCGAGCCCACAAGCGCCCAGGCCGCTTTCCGACCCCCGCAGCACCACGCCATGACCACCACGGCCGGCGCCCCCCTGCCGCACAGACAACCCCAACCCCCACTGAAGGCCTCCCAGCCTCACACACCGTCAGCCAAAGCCGAGCCTGAAACTCGACTCCACAACACCCACAGCACAGACCACACACCGATACGCGACGACTCCGTCCACAACGCCCAGCTCCCACACGCGGCGCAGCCCGGCCGTCCCGACCACGCGGCCCCGGCCTCGCCCACCCACCCCCACGGCCGCTCCACGGGCGCCGACGGCCAGCCCGCCGCCTCCAGCACACCACACGCCCACGCCTGCGGCCCGGGCCCTGTTCCACCTCGCCGAGAACAGACCGACACCGCTCCAGGAGAACAGCGCGCCGATGCGCGCAGACCATCGCCGCACCACCTCGACCGACGCCGACCCGCGGACCCCGACCACCCGGCCCGAAGACTCCAGGAAACACCGCCACACGACACCGACGCACCCCCACCCGCCCCACCCCCGATCCCGCAAAGCGATACAAGCCCTGGCGAACAGCAGCCCGCCGAGCCGGCACGCCACCCCACACCCACACCCCAGCCCCCTCCCACCGGCCCCTCCCCCACGCCACAGCCCACCACCGTCGACCGCTACTACCAGGCCTGGGCCGACTTCCACCACCGACACCGTCGCCACCCCGACGCAGCCGAACTCTCCGCTCACCTCGCCGAACACGGCATCCTCGACCGCAGCCGGCAACCCGTCAAACCGAAATCCCTCTCCCGCTACCTCCTCCAATTCCACCTCTACACCGCATGGGCCCGACACCGCACCACCACCCCCACCCCCGACCTCCACCTCATCACCCAAGAACTCACCCACCACGGCATCACCGCCCAATACAACAAACCCCTCCAACCCCACCACCTCACCCCCCACCTCCCCGCCTTCGAACACCGCTGGCACTCCCTCAACCCCCACCCCCACCACACCCGACAAACCAGCTGA
- a CDS encoding transposase, giving the protein MVCADELGPVIPRTFPPAPGWSPDGHRIKNEIDYSRGPEKTWVYGALRARDGQAITLTATSRNSAFYQQFLQLVEDANPAGDIYVITDNLSSHNSVSTRTWLEDHPRIKHVFIPVGACWLNLQEGWWRIFRKTALAGRSFGDPGHITHATNVATDQLNARAKPWIWGRPAPPTRRLRRRYVYIL; this is encoded by the coding sequence GTGGTCTGCGCCGACGAGCTCGGCCCGGTGATCCCACGCACTTTCCCGCCGGCACCGGGCTGGTCGCCGGACGGACACCGCATCAAGAACGAGATCGACTACTCCCGCGGACCGGAGAAGACCTGGGTCTACGGTGCCCTGCGAGCCCGGGACGGGCAAGCGATCACACTGACCGCCACCTCCCGCAACAGCGCCTTCTACCAGCAGTTCCTTCAACTGGTCGAGGACGCCAACCCCGCCGGAGACATCTACGTGATCACGGACAACCTGTCCTCGCACAACAGCGTGTCCACCCGCACCTGGCTCGAGGACCACCCACGTATCAAGCACGTCTTCATCCCAGTCGGCGCCTGCTGGCTCAACCTCCAAGAAGGCTGGTGGCGCATTTTCCGCAAGACCGCCCTGGCCGGACGCTCCTTCGGCGACCCAGGCCACATCACCCACGCCACCAACGTCGCCACCGACCAACTCAACGCCCGCGCCAAACCATGGATCTGGGGCAGACCCGCACCACCCACCAGACGCTTACGTCGCCGCTATGTGTACATCCTTTGA